A genomic region of Trifolium pratense cultivar HEN17-A07 linkage group LG3, ARS_RC_1.1, whole genome shotgun sequence contains the following coding sequences:
- the LOC123918662 gene encoding uncharacterized protein LOC123918662, with the protein MKAFVCLLMALMVYDCAAVSKECTNIPTQSHTLRYELLASKNETWKKEVMSHYHLTPTDESAWADLLPRKLLSVEQKNDWAVMYRKIKNMGVFKPPVGFLKVVPLEDVRLLEGSIHAVAQQTNLEYLLMLDVDRLLWNFRHTAGLPTPGTPYGGWEAPDQELRGHFVGHYLSASALMWASTKNDILKGKMTALVAGLSACQEKIGTGYLSAFPTEFFDRFENVTLVWAPYYTIHKILAGLLDQYTIGGNPQALKMVTSMVDYFYKRVMNVISQYTVTRHYQSLNEETGGMNDVLYRLYILTGDSKHLLLAHLFDKPCFIGLLAVQANDIANFHVNTHIPIVVGAQMRYEVTGDPLYKEIGTFFMDLVNSSHSYATGGTSVSENWSNPKRIADNLKIPETEESCTTYNMLKVSRHLFRWTKEVSYADYYERALTNGVLSIQRGTEPGVMIYMLPLGLGVSKAISSHGWGKPFDVFWCCYGTGIESFSKLGDSIYFEEEGNSPSLYIIQYISSSFNWKSGKVLLTQTVVPASSSDPYLRVTFTFSPNEKTGTSSTLNLRLPSWTHADGAKAMLNTDTLSLPAPGNFLSITRQWSASDKLTLQFPITIRTETIKDERPEYASVQAILYGPYLLAGHTTNNWDIKAGTDWITPIPSSYNSQLVSFSQDFQNSTFVITNSNQSLTMQNLPEPGTDTALYATFRLIPKDATNKSVIIEPVHLPGTIISHQEPDQPLTIVDSSKGGPSSVFLVVPGLDGRNQTISLQSQSNKDCYVHSNMSSGSGVKLRCKSNSEAGFNQATSFVAGKGLRQYNPISFVAKGGNQNFLLEPLFNFRDEHYTVYFNIQD; encoded by the exons ATGAAGGCTTTTGTGTGTTTGCTTATGGCCCTTATGGTGTATGATTGTGCTGCTGTTAGCAAAGAATGCACAAACATTCCGACTCAATCGCATACGCTTCGGTACGAGTTGTTGGCATCAAAGAATGAGACATGGAAGAAAGAAGTGATGTCTCATTATCATTTGACACCAACTGATGAATCAGCTTGGGCAGATTTGCTTCCAAGGAAGTTGTTATCAGTAGAACAAAAAAATGATTGGGCTGTTATGTATAGAAAAATTAAGAATATGGGTGTTTTTAAGCCACCTGTTGGATTTCTCAAAGTAGTGCCTCTTGAGGATGTGAGGTTGCTAGAAGGTTCAATTCATGCCGTGGCGCAGCAGACTAATTTGGAGTATCTGTTGATGTTAGATGTTGATAGGTTACTTTGGAACTTCAGGCACACGGCTGGTTTACCGACTCCTGGTACGCCTTATGGAGGATGGGAGGCGCCTGATCAGGAACTCAGAGGACATTTTGTTG GGCATTACTTGAGTGCATCAGCTCTAATGTGGGCCAGCACAAAGAATGATATCCTGAAGGGGAAAATGACGGCTCTTGTTGCTGGTCTGTCCGCCTGTCAGGAGAAAATTGGAACAGGATATCTATCTGCATTTCCAACCGAATTTTTTGATCGATTTGAAAACGTTACTTTAGTGTGGGCTCCCTATTACACCATTCACAAG ATCTTGGCCGGCTTGTTGGATCAATATACTATAGGTGGAAACCCTCAAGCTCTAAAAATGGTGACATCGATGGTCGATTACTTTTACAAACGAGTTATGAATGTAATATCACAGTACACTGTAACTAGACACTATCAATCACTGAATGAGGAAACTGGAGGAATGAATGATGTCCTTTACAGATTATATATCTTGACG GGAGATTCAAAGCATCTATTGTTGGCACACCTTTTCGACAAGCCGTGCTTTATAGGGTTGCTTGCAGTACAG GCTAATGACATAGCTAATTTTCATGTTAATACACATATCCCAATTGTTGTTGGAGCTCAAATGCGTTATGAAGTCACAGGTGATCCACTTTATAAG GAAATTGGGACGTTCTTTATGGACCTTGTAAACTCTTCTCACAGTTATGCAACTGGAGGGACATCAGTCAGTGAAAACTG GAGTAATCCAAAGAGAATAGCAGACAACCTAAAAATACCAGAGACTGAAGAATCTTGCACAACATATAATATGTTGAAG GTTTCACGTCACCTGTTCAGATGGACCAAGGAAGTCTCTTATGCAGATTATTATGAGCGCGCCTTAACGAATGGTGTACTCAGCATTCAAAGAGGAACAGAACCTGGGGTGATGATTTATATGCTTCCTCTAGGTCTTGGGGTTTCCAAAGCTATAAGTTCCCATGGTTGGGGAAAACCATTTGATGTTTTCTGGTGCTGCTACGGAACAG GAATCGAATCATTCTCAAAGCTGGGAGATTCTATCTATTTTGAAGAGGAAGGGAATAGTCCTAGTCTATACATCATTCAGTACATATCAAGTTCATTTAATTGGAAATCTGGGAAAGTTTTGCTCACTCAGACAGTTGTTCCAGCTTCTTCCTCGGACCCTTACCTACGAGTTACATTTACCTTCTCTCCTAATGAG AAAACTGGTACTTCATCAACGTTGAACTTGCGTCTACCATCTTGGACTCACGCTGACGGTGCAAAGGCAATGTTGAATACTGACACTTTATCTCTGCCAGCTCCAG GGAATTTCTTGTCAATCACACGACAGTGGAGTGCCAGTGACAAGCTGACCCTTCAGTTTCCGATTACCATCAGAACAGAAACCATAAAAG ATGAGAGACCTGAATATGCATCTGTTCAAGCAATTCTTTACGGACCATATCTTCTTGCCGGTCATACCACCAACAATTGGGACATTAAAGCAGGAACCGATTGGATTACTCCGATTCCTTCCAGTTACAATAGTCAACTAGTTTCATTTTCACAAGACTTTCAAAATTCAACTTTTGTTATAACAAACTCAAATCAATCACTCACAATGCAAAACTTGCCTGAACCTGGAACTGATACCGCTCTTTATGCTACCTTTAGACTTATCCCAAAAGATGCTACCAATAAATCAGTGATAATAGAACCGGTCCATCTTCCTGGAACGATTATAAGTCACCAAGAACCAGACCAACCTCTTACCATTGTTGATTCTTCCAAAGGCGGGCCTTCTTCTGTATTTCTGGTGGTACCAGGATTAGACGGACGGAATCAAACAATATCTTTACAATCACAAAGCAATAAAGATTGTTACGTGCATAGCAATATGAGCTCTGGTTCAGGAGTTAAGCTAAGGTGCAAGTCTAATTCCGAAGCTGGTTTTAACCAAGCAACGAGCTTTGTTGCTGGGAAAGGATTAAGACAATACAATCCTATCAGCTTTGTGGCTAAAGGTGGAAACCAGAATTTTCTTTTAGAGCCATTGTTCAACTTCAGGGATGAGCACTATACAGTTTATTTCAATATTCAAGATTGA
- the LOC123918661 gene encoding uncharacterized protein LOC123918661 isoform X1, producing MKAFVCLLMALMMCGCAAVTKECSASNIMAQSHTLQYELLESKNQACETWNKEELSSYHVTPTDESTWGDLLPRKFLSEEQKNDWAVTYRKIKNMGVFKPPVGFLKEVPLGDVKLLEGSIHAVAQQTNLEYMLMLDVDRLLWSFRKTAGLPTPGTPYGGWEVPDIEIRGHFVGHYLSASALMWASTKNDTLKGKMTALVAGLSACQEKIGTGYLSAYPSEFFDRLEDLKPVWVPYYTLHKILAGLLDQYTVAGNPQALKMVTWMVDYFYNRVMNVISKNTVARHYKTLDNEVGGMNDVLYRLYTITGDSKHVLLAQLFEKPYFLGVLALQVDYISDFHANTHIPVVVGAQMRYEVTGDPLYKEIGTFFMDLVNSSHSYATGGTSVGEFWRNPDRIADNIKSPETEESCTAYNMLKVSRNLFRWTKEVTYADYYERAITNGVLSIQRGTEPGVMIYMLPLGIGVSKAISFHGWGKPFDTFWCCYGTGIESFSKLGDSIYFEEQGNSPSLYIIQYISSSFNWKTGKVLLTQTVVPSSSSDPYLRVTFTFSPIEQTGISSSLKFRVPSWTRADGAKAILNAETLSLPAPGNFLSITRQWSTGDKLTLEFPLTIRTEAIKDDRPEYASVQAILYGPYLLAGHSTNNWDWDIKAGTDWITPIPSSYNSQLVSFSQDFQNSTFVITNSNQSLTMQNLPAPGTDIARYATFRLIPKDATNKLVMIEPFHLPGTIISHQEPNQPLTVVDSSKAGPSSVFLVVPGLDGRNQTISLQSQSNKDCYVHSDMTSGSAVKLSCKSNSEASFNQATSFVSGKGLRQYNPISFVAKGANQNFLLEPLFNFRDEQYTVYFKMATPINLPSNSVAKA from the exons ATGAAGgcttttgtgtgtttgttgatggcCCTTATGATGTGTGGTTGTGCTGCTGTTACCAAAGAATGCTCAGCCTCAAACATTATGGCTCAATCGCATACGCTTCAGTACGAGCTGTTGGAATCAAAGAATCAGGCATGTGAGACATGGAATAAAGAAGAATTGTCTTCTTATCATGTGACACCAACTGATGAATCAACTTGGGGAGATTTGCTTCCAAGAAAGTTCTTATcagaagaacaaaaaaatgatTGGGCTGTTACGTATAGAAAAATTAAGAATATGGGTGTTTTTAAGCCACCTGTTGGATTTCTCAAAGAAGTGCCTCTTGGTGATGTGAAGTTGCTGGAAGGTTCAATTCATGCTGTGGCACAGCAGACTAATTTGGAGTATATGTTGATGTTAGATGTTGATAGGTTGCTTTGGAGCTTCAGGAAAACGGCTGGTTTACCGACTCCTGGTACGCCTTATGGAGGATGGGAGGTGCCTGATATTGAAATCAGAGGACATTTTGTTG GGCATTACTTGAGTGCATCAGCTCTAATGTGGGCCAGCACAAAGAATGATACCCTGAAGGGGAAAATGACGGCTCTTGTTGCTGGTCTGTCGGCCTGTCAGGAGAAAATTGGAACGGGATATCTATCTGCATATCCATCTGAATTTTTCGATCGACTTGAAGATCTTAAACCTGTGTGGGTTCCCTATTACACCCTTCACAAG ATCTTGGCCGGCTTGTTAGATCAATATACTGTAGCTGGAAACCCTCAAGCTCTAAAAATGGTGACGTGGATGGTCGATTACTTTTACAACCGAGTGATGAATGTAATATCAAAAAACACTGTTGCTAGACACTATAAAACACTGGATAATGAAGTTGGAGGAATGAATGATGTCCTTTACAGATTATATACCATAACG GGGGATTCAAAGCATGTATTGTTGGCACAACTTTTCGAAAAGCCTTACTTTTTAGGGGTGCTTGCATTACAG GTTGATTATATATCTGATTTTCATGCTAATACACATATACCAGTTGTTGTTGGAGCTCAAATGCGGTATGAAGTCACGGGTGATCCACTTTATAAG GAAATTGGGACGTTCTTTATGGACCTTGTAAACTCTTCTCACAGTTATGCAACTGGAGGGACATCAGTCGGTGAATTCTG GCGTAATCCAGATAGAATAGCAGACAACATTAAATCACCAGAGACTGAAGAATCTTGCACAGCATATAATATGTTGAAG GTTTCACGGAACCTGTTCAGATGGACCAAGGAAGTCACTTATGCAGATTATTATGAGCGTGCCATAACGAATGGTGTACTCAGCATTCAAAGAGGAACAGAACCTGGGGTGATGATTTATATGCTTCCTCTAGGTATTGGGGTTTCCAAAGCTATAAGTTTCCATGGTTGGGGAAAACCATTTGATACTTTCTGGTGCTGCTACGGAACAG GAATTGAATCATTCTCAAAGCTGGGAGATTCTATCTATTTTGAAGAGCAAGGGAATAGTCCTAGTCTATACATCATTCAGTACATATCAAGCTCATTTAATTGGAAAACTGGAAAAGTTTTGCTCACTCAGACAGTTGTTCCATCTTCTTCATCGGACCCTTACCTGCGAGTTACATTTACCTTCTCTCCTATTGAG CAAACTGGTATTTCGTCATCATTGAAATTTCGTGTACCATCTTGGACTCGCGCTGACGGTGCAAAGGCGATATTGAATGCTGAAACTTTATCTCTGCCAGCTCCAG GGAATTTCTTGTCAATCACACGACAGTGGAGTACCGGTGACAAGCTGACCCTTGAGTTTCCTCTTACCATCAGAACAGAAGCCATAAAAG ATGACAGACCTGAATATGCATCTGTTCAAGCAATTCTTTACGGACCATATCTTCTAGCCGGTCATTCCACCAACAATTGGGATTGGGACATTAAAGCCGGAACCGATTGGATTACTCCGATTCCTTCCAGTTACAATAGTCAACTAGTTTCATTTTCACAAGACTTTCAAAATTCAACTTTTGTTATAACAAACTCAAACCAATCACTCACAATGCAAAACTTACCTGCACCTGGAACCGATATCGCTCGTTATGCTACTTTTAGACTTATCCCAAAAGATGCTACCAATAAATTAGTGATGATAGAACCGTTCCATCTTCCTGGAACGATTATAAGTCACCAAGAACCAAACCAACCTCTTACCGTTGTTGATTCTTCCAAAGCCGGGCCTTCTTCTGTATTTCTAGTGGTACCAGGATTAGACGGACgaaatcaaacaatatctttACAATCACAAAGCAATAAAGATTGTTACGTGCATAGCGATATGACCTCTGGTTCGGCAGTTAAGCTAAGCTGCAAGTCCAATTCTGAAGCTAGTTTTAACCAAGCAACAAGCTTTGTTTCTGGGAAAGGATTAAGGCAATACAATCCTATCAGCTTTGTGGCTAAAGGTGCAAACCAGAATTTTCTTTTAGAGCCATTGTTCAACTTCAGGGATGAGCAATATACAGTTTATTTCAAAATGGCGACACCCATTAATTTGCCTAGCAATTCAGTAGCCAAGGCATGA
- the LOC123918661 gene encoding uncharacterized protein LOC123918661 isoform X2, with protein MHKGHYLSASALMWASTKNDTLKGKMTALVAGLSACQEKIGTGYLSAYPSEFFDRLEDLKPVWVPYYTLHKILAGLLDQYTVAGNPQALKMVTWMVDYFYNRVMNVISKNTVARHYKTLDNEVGGMNDVLYRLYTITGDSKHVLLAQLFEKPYFLGVLALQVDYISDFHANTHIPVVVGAQMRYEVTGDPLYKEIGTFFMDLVNSSHSYATGGTSVGEFWRNPDRIADNIKSPETEESCTAYNMLKVSRNLFRWTKEVTYADYYERAITNGVLSIQRGTEPGVMIYMLPLGIGVSKAISFHGWGKPFDTFWCCYGTGIESFSKLGDSIYFEEQGNSPSLYIIQYISSSFNWKTGKVLLTQTVVPSSSSDPYLRVTFTFSPIEQTGISSSLKFRVPSWTRADGAKAILNAETLSLPAPGNFLSITRQWSTGDKLTLEFPLTIRTEAIKDDRPEYASVQAILYGPYLLAGHSTNNWDWDIKAGTDWITPIPSSYNSQLVSFSQDFQNSTFVITNSNQSLTMQNLPAPGTDIARYATFRLIPKDATNKLVMIEPFHLPGTIISHQEPNQPLTVVDSSKAGPSSVFLVVPGLDGRNQTISLQSQSNKDCYVHSDMTSGSAVKLSCKSNSEASFNQATSFVSGKGLRQYNPISFVAKGANQNFLLEPLFNFRDEQYTVYFKMATPINLPSNSVAKA; from the exons ATGCATAAGG GGCATTACTTGAGTGCATCAGCTCTAATGTGGGCCAGCACAAAGAATGATACCCTGAAGGGGAAAATGACGGCTCTTGTTGCTGGTCTGTCGGCCTGTCAGGAGAAAATTGGAACGGGATATCTATCTGCATATCCATCTGAATTTTTCGATCGACTTGAAGATCTTAAACCTGTGTGGGTTCCCTATTACACCCTTCACAAG ATCTTGGCCGGCTTGTTAGATCAATATACTGTAGCTGGAAACCCTCAAGCTCTAAAAATGGTGACGTGGATGGTCGATTACTTTTACAACCGAGTGATGAATGTAATATCAAAAAACACTGTTGCTAGACACTATAAAACACTGGATAATGAAGTTGGAGGAATGAATGATGTCCTTTACAGATTATATACCATAACG GGGGATTCAAAGCATGTATTGTTGGCACAACTTTTCGAAAAGCCTTACTTTTTAGGGGTGCTTGCATTACAG GTTGATTATATATCTGATTTTCATGCTAATACACATATACCAGTTGTTGTTGGAGCTCAAATGCGGTATGAAGTCACGGGTGATCCACTTTATAAG GAAATTGGGACGTTCTTTATGGACCTTGTAAACTCTTCTCACAGTTATGCAACTGGAGGGACATCAGTCGGTGAATTCTG GCGTAATCCAGATAGAATAGCAGACAACATTAAATCACCAGAGACTGAAGAATCTTGCACAGCATATAATATGTTGAAG GTTTCACGGAACCTGTTCAGATGGACCAAGGAAGTCACTTATGCAGATTATTATGAGCGTGCCATAACGAATGGTGTACTCAGCATTCAAAGAGGAACAGAACCTGGGGTGATGATTTATATGCTTCCTCTAGGTATTGGGGTTTCCAAAGCTATAAGTTTCCATGGTTGGGGAAAACCATTTGATACTTTCTGGTGCTGCTACGGAACAG GAATTGAATCATTCTCAAAGCTGGGAGATTCTATCTATTTTGAAGAGCAAGGGAATAGTCCTAGTCTATACATCATTCAGTACATATCAAGCTCATTTAATTGGAAAACTGGAAAAGTTTTGCTCACTCAGACAGTTGTTCCATCTTCTTCATCGGACCCTTACCTGCGAGTTACATTTACCTTCTCTCCTATTGAG CAAACTGGTATTTCGTCATCATTGAAATTTCGTGTACCATCTTGGACTCGCGCTGACGGTGCAAAGGCGATATTGAATGCTGAAACTTTATCTCTGCCAGCTCCAG GGAATTTCTTGTCAATCACACGACAGTGGAGTACCGGTGACAAGCTGACCCTTGAGTTTCCTCTTACCATCAGAACAGAAGCCATAAAAG ATGACAGACCTGAATATGCATCTGTTCAAGCAATTCTTTACGGACCATATCTTCTAGCCGGTCATTCCACCAACAATTGGGATTGGGACATTAAAGCCGGAACCGATTGGATTACTCCGATTCCTTCCAGTTACAATAGTCAACTAGTTTCATTTTCACAAGACTTTCAAAATTCAACTTTTGTTATAACAAACTCAAACCAATCACTCACAATGCAAAACTTACCTGCACCTGGAACCGATATCGCTCGTTATGCTACTTTTAGACTTATCCCAAAAGATGCTACCAATAAATTAGTGATGATAGAACCGTTCCATCTTCCTGGAACGATTATAAGTCACCAAGAACCAAACCAACCTCTTACCGTTGTTGATTCTTCCAAAGCCGGGCCTTCTTCTGTATTTCTAGTGGTACCAGGATTAGACGGACgaaatcaaacaatatctttACAATCACAAAGCAATAAAGATTGTTACGTGCATAGCGATATGACCTCTGGTTCGGCAGTTAAGCTAAGCTGCAAGTCCAATTCTGAAGCTAGTTTTAACCAAGCAACAAGCTTTGTTTCTGGGAAAGGATTAAGGCAATACAATCCTATCAGCTTTGTGGCTAAAGGTGCAAACCAGAATTTTCTTTTAGAGCCATTGTTCAACTTCAGGGATGAGCAATATACAGTTTATTTCAAAATGGCGACACCCATTAATTTGCCTAGCAATTCAGTAGCCAAGGCATGA
- the LOC123918663 gene encoding uncharacterized protein LOC123918663 codes for MKAFVCLLMVLMVCGCAAVIKECTNSPTQSHTLRYELLASKNGTWKKEVMSHYHLTPTDESAWVDLLPRKFLSEEQKNDWAVMYRKIKNMGVFKPPVGFLKEVPLEDVRLLEGSIHAVAQQTNLEYLLMLDVDRLLWSFRKMAGLPTPGTPYGGWEATNVELRGHFVGHYLSASALMWASTKNDSLKGKMTALVAGLSACQEKIGTGYLSAFPPELFDRFEDVKPVWAPYYTIHKILAGLLDQYTIGGNPQALKMVTLMVDYFYNRVMNVISQYTVTRHYQSLNEETGGMNDVLYRLYILTGDSKHLLLAHLFDKPCFLGLLAVQANDISDFHANTHIPIVVGAQMRYEVTGDPLYKEIGTFFMDLVNSSHSYATGGTSVSEFWSNPKRIADNLKSVETEESCTTYNMLKVSRHLFRWTKEVTYADYYERALTNGVLGIQRGTDPGVMIYMLPLGVGVSKAITYHHWGTPFDSFWCCYGTGIESFSKLGDSIYFEEEGNSPSLYIIQYISSSFNWKSGKVLLTQTVVPASSSDPYLRVTFTFSPNEKTGTSSTLNFRLPSWTHADGAKAILNAESLSLPAPGNFLSITRQWSASDKLTLQFPITIRTEAIKDERPEYASVQAILYGPYLLAGHTTSNWDIKAGTDWITPIPSSYNSQLVSFSQDFQNSTFVITNSNQSLTLQKLPEPGTDIALYATFRLIPKDASSKSVLIEPFHLPGTIISHQEPDQPLTVVDSSKGGPSSVFLVVPGLDGRDQTISLQSQSNKDCYVHSDMSSGSGVKLSCKSNSEAGFNQATSFVAGKGLRQYNPISFVAKGGNQNFLLEPLFNFRDEHYTVYFNIQD; via the exons ATGAAGgcttttgtgtgtttgttgatggtCCTTATGGTGTGTGGTTGTGCTGCTGTTATCAAAGAATGCACAAACAGTCCGACTCAATCACATACGCTTCGGTACGAGTTGTTGGCATCAAAGAATGGGACATGGAAGAAAGAAGTGATGTCTCATTATCATTTGACACCAACTGATGAATCAGCTTGGGTAGACTTGCTTCCAAGGAAGTTCTTATcagaagaacaaaaaaatgatTGGGCTGTTATGTATAGAAAAATTAAGAATATGGGTGTTTTTAAGCCACCTGTTGGATTTCTCAAAGAAGTGCCTCTTGAGGATGTGAGGTTGCTGGAAGGTTCAATTCATGCTGTGGCACAGCAGACTAATTTGGAGTATCTATTGATGTTAGATGTTGATCGGTTGCTTTGGAGCTTCAGGAAGATGGCTGGTTTACCAACTCCTGGTACGCCTTATGGAGGATGGGAGGCAACTAATGTGGAACTCAGAGGACATTTTGTTG GGCATTACTTGAGTGCATCAGCTCTAATGTGGGCCAGCACAAAGAATGATAGCCTGAAGGGGAAAATGACAGCTCTTGTTGCTGGTCTGTCCGCCTGTCAAGAGAAAATTGGAACGGGATATCTATCTGCATTTCCGCCCGAATTGTTCGACCGATTTGAAGATGTTAAACCTGTGTGGGCTCCATATTACACCATTCACAAG ATCTTGGCCGGCTTGTTGGATCAATATACTATAGGTGGAAACCCTCAAGCTCTAAAAATGGTGACATTGATGGTCGATTACTTTTACAACCGAGTGATGAATGTAATATCACAGTACACTGTAACTAGACATTATCAATCACTGAATGAGGAAACTGGAGGAATGAATGATGTCCTTTACAGATTATATATCTTAACG GGGGATTCAAAGCATCTATTGTTGGCACACCTTTTCGACAAGCCGTGCTTTTTAGGGTTGCTTGCAGTACAG GCTAATGACATATCTGATTTTCATGCTAATACACATATCCCAATTGTTGTTGGAGCTCAAATGCGGTATGAAGTCACGGGTGATCCGCTTTATAAG GAAATTGGGACGTTCTTTATGGACCTTGTAAACTCTTCTCACAGTTATGCAACTGGAGGGACATCAGTCAGTGAATTCTG GAGTAATCCAAAGAGAATAGCAGACAACCTAAAATCAGTTGAGACTGAAGAATCTTGCACAACATATAATATGTTGAAG GTTTCACGGCACCTGTTCAGATGGACCAAGGAAGTCACTTATGCAGATTATTACGAGCGCGCCTTAACGAATGGTGTACTCGGCATTCAAAGAGGAACAGATCCTGGAGTGATGATTTATATGCTTCCTCTAGGTGTTGGGGTTTCCAAAGCTATAACTTACCATCACTGGGGAACACCATTTGATTCTTTCTGGTGCTGCTATGGAACAG GAATTGAATCATTCTCAAAGCTGGGAGATTCTATCTATTTTGAGGAGGAAGGGAATAGTCCTAGTCTATACATCATTCAGTACATATCAAGTTCATTTAATTGGAAATCTGGGAAAGTTTTGCTCACTCAGACAGTTGTTCCAGCTTCTTCGTCGGACCCGTACCTACGAGTTACGTTTACCTTCTCTCCTAATGAG AAAACTGGTACTTCGTCAACGTTGAACTTTCGTCTACCATCTTGGACTCACGCTGATGGTGCAAAGGCGATATTGAATGCTGAAAGTTTATCTCTTCCAGCTCCAG GGAATTTCTTGTCAATTACACGACAGTGGAGTGCCAGTGACAAGCTGACCCTTCAGTTTCCTATTACCATCAGAACAGAAGCCATAAAAG ATGAAAGACCTGAATATGCATCTGTTCAAGCAATTCTTTACGGACCATATCTACTCGCCGGTCATACCACTAGCAATTGGGACATTAAAGCCGGAACCGATTGGATTACTCCGATTCCTTCCAGTTACAATAGTCAACTAGTTTCATTTTCACAAGACTTTCAAAATTCAACTTTTGTTATAACAAACTCAAATCAATCACTCACATTGCAAAAATTACCGGAACCGGGAACCGATATCGCTCTTTATGCTACCTTTAGACTTATCCCAAAAGATGCTAGCAGTAAATCAGTGTTAATAGAACCGTTCCATCTTCCTGGAACGATTATAAGTCACCAAGAACCAGACCAACCTCTTACAGTTGTTGATTCTTCCAAAGGCGGACCTTCTTCTGTATTTCTCGTGGTACCTGGATTAGACGGACGGGACCAAACAATATCTTTACAATCACAAAGCAATAAAGATTGTTACGTGCATAGCGATATGAGCTCTGGTTCAGGAGTTAAGCTAAGCTGCAAGTCTAATTCTGAAGCTGGTTTTAACCAAGCAACAAGCTTTGTTGCTGGGAAAGGATTAAGGCAATACAATCCTATTAGTTTTGTGGCTAAAGGTGGAAACCAGAATTTTCTTTTAGAGCCATTGTTCAACTTCAGGGATGAGCACTATACAGTTTACTTCAACATTCAAGATTGA